In the Struthio camelus isolate bStrCam1 chromosome 16, bStrCam1.hap1, whole genome shotgun sequence genome, GTTTCTCAGATTACATTCTTTGAGAACGCCATCACCTCCTAAAAGATACTTGAGGGCAGGAACACAAACGCACAGAATTAGGGCAAAATTCCCCAGGACCCACAAGGCCATTTCCAAAGCAGACACTTAAAGAACTTAGGGCAGTGGTTTCCAAAGATCATTTAGCATTGTAGAACTGTTTAAAGTTCTGAAGAACTGGGTCTGCTTCAAAGCTCAACAAAGATGAGACTGGCAAATTTAGTCATGAAACTCCTACTGTGGCAAAGAGTCCTTGGTTAGTGGATCCTTGTTCAGTTGACGCTGCGGGCAACTGAACTGAAGGTGGTGTTATCCCTGACAACTTCTATAGGAAAGGGAAGGCCAGCGCAGGCCGGCTGTCCCTCCTGTGCTCAAGGTCCTCCACTGTATGAATAATCTGCCTTGTTGTGCATCACTAGCTTGTTGTCTACAAAGTAGAAACTGTCCGACTGTGTCTCGTATGGATGAAGGATCATCTCCCGAACTGcagacaaaaaaacaaattagTCATGTTATACACGAGCCCTACTGTAGCAATGCTCAGTGCTGACAATTCTTGGAGACCGGGTCTCAGCTACGTTCCATAGCATTGCTAAAGTAGCATCAAactctaaagtaaaaaaaaaaaagcagagcaaaacaaaacaaaacaggagccTACCCAAACCATTTGTGTTTCAGTAGCATTTAAAGAACTCAGACAGAATCCAAATATGTTAAGGCACCACACAAACTGTAAGTGTTCTAGCTATCCTCAGAACAATACTGCATAGGTAATAAGATGGTGAATTCAAAACACATTTGTTCCAGTGCACCAGTAAGCAAGCAAAGCATATCATTGTATTTTACACAGATTGTAGCATTAGTACTGGCATGCATGTTTAGGGGCTGTATAGAATATTAGAGCACACAGATGTAGCGCTGATGCCATTATGTCtcgggagagaggagagaaaataaaagttatgTTCATACTAAAACTGAAACCTCTAAAGCTATCCACGTAGCTCATCAAACATGAAAGCAGAACATAAAGTTTAAGTAAGTTATCCATTTGATTGGACATCTTTTCCGTCCtgcttttttagttattttataacactttttttttttctccctgacacTGAAGCTTCGCTTTTATGAATAAAAAAACAACCACCTGGTGAGTGACAGGATACATGGTACTAGAAAACAAAAGCTGTACTAAACAGATGCAAAACTACTTGGATGTATTTTTCCATACCTGTTTTCTATAGACAGCTCATTGGAAGGGCTTCTCCAAAACAGCTTAGACTAACATCACTATTTGGTAACCTAATAATTGAAAAGAGCTTACTGAGATCCTCCGAGAGCTGTGGGAATTCGTAGATGTGCTCACACGTATTTTTACTGCTGGGGATGCAGAACCCAAATTCAAAATCAAAACTCTTGAGCAACTGGTCCCGGAAGTAATGCCTCTCGATCATGCGGAAGTTATTAATGGGTTTGTCCCCTACTGTGAACTCCACCCTGAAAAAGAAGGATAAGATTGAAATGAGCTTTCCTCCTTAAGCAAGATTTTCAGACACTGCTGTCAGATAGAAAAGAActcttcttaaaacaaacaaacaaaagaggcaaaatatttaaatcaatagTACTAATcaaagtctctctcttttttgaaaaGTATGCTGCAGGGACACAACATAGTATTACAAATCATAACTTACACTATGTTTCTATTCCTTTTCCTCCATAAAAACGAAATGCAAGACAATTGTACAAGCTTAAAATcatcttcagcaaagaaaaaaaaccctccaactaTACTGGATAAGCACTTCACTAGAGCATTCACTAGAATTGTGTTGGATTGTTATTCAAGTTAATTTAATTCTTCCAATTGGTATTAAAAGGACAAATCTACAGAAaaactctttcttctcttcctgctttgtAGATGGTAAAAGAAGGCAAGTTTCAGCCAAGACTGTACTCAAGTTTCTCTTACTAAGAAGAGGCATGACCTCTTGGAGAGAGAGAGGTATCAGCTACATATGATGCACTGCACTATGAGTACGCCAGGCAGACACTGTTACATGTCTGGAACAAAACAAGAGTTGGGTGTTTACCATTTCAATAAAATAGTGGCCAAAGTGGTGCTGATACATGACTTTAAtctttcttccaaaacaaagTCTAAATGATATAATTCTGTTTTAAGATTAGCAGAAAGCCGCAATGCGTAACTTTGCTCTAGATATTTGCCGTTGAAGGGATCTATCAAACTGCAGTCTAACAGGAATCCAAACTAATGATTTCTATAtacctagaaaaaaaatatttgcactggAACAGCAACTGATGCTCAATTATAGTATTATGGTCTTAATGCCATAATAGCAGTGGACATAAAGCTCTTAATTGGATCTACAAATTTAAACTTAAGTGAATGTCAAGGGAAAACAAAGATAACAAAGGCTCTGTCATAGTGTGATCCACAATTGTTCTAAAATCTTCAGTAAAGGCTGAAGGGCCCACCAGCCAGCTCTTGAAGGGGGCAGAAGACACCAGCTAAAACTTGCATCTTTCCAGACATACTACttaactgtggaaaaaaattactactaacttttactaaagaaaaaatatgtctttggtccaaagctttacagaaaaatactTCGTGTGCCACGTCTTGGTGTGGTTTATTGATGGATGCATGAGGTACTACCTCAGAGATCATTCTGGTACGTAACCTGTCAAACACAACTTCACCATTTCACTTTCATCTTTGGATTAGTGTCTTTTGGGGAAAGTGATGTGGAAGGCTGCAGAAACATCTTCCAAAATGAGCAGAGCCTCTGTCAAACAAACCACAACTTGCAGAAAAGAGCTGGAATATCTGGGTAGTCTGTCCACTTTATACTGCTCCTTTTAGCATTAATCTTTTCAACCCCACATCTGTTCTTAGGGTAAATAAACAAGCTAAAGGAATGGGGAACACGAGGCAACCAGCCAAGACATTTGTAGCTCCTCATAATAGAGATCGATCCCTATTAGATCAACTTAAGAGGCAAAACTACATGATAGGAACAGCAAGAGCCACTTTTGCTTTATAAGACTTCGGGTGCTTTCAGCACGAGAAAAAGGAGCACGGGAGCGTTTACTTACGTGGCTCCCACTTGCCGAAGTCTAAGAAAAGCTGGGGTAAACTGGTAGCGTACAAACCGTCCGGCATTGGGGTCAACGTCCTTCTTGTCATTGTGTTCACGTTCTGAAAA is a window encoding:
- the UNC119 gene encoding protein unc-119 homolog A isoform X2; protein product: MKVKKSGGAGAAAAAAARTEEELGRKALIGPDDVLGLQRVTSEREHNDKKDVDPNAGRFVRYQFTPAFLRLRQVGATVEFTVGDKPINNFRMIERHYFRDQLLKSFDFEFGFCIPSSKNTCEHIYEFPQLSEDLIREMILHPYETQSDSFYFVDNKLVMHNKADYSYSGGP
- the UNC119 gene encoding protein unc-119 homolog A isoform X1, producing MKVKKSGGAGAAAAAAARTEEELGRKALIGPDDVLGLQRVTSDYLCTPEENVYKIDFTRFKIRDMESGTVLFEITKPPASEREHNDKKDVDPNAGRFVRYQFTPAFLRLRQVGATVEFTVGDKPINNFRMIERHYFRDQLLKSFDFEFGFCIPSSKNTCEHIYEFPQLSEDLIREMILHPYETQSDSFYFVDNKLVMHNKADYSYSGGP